A part of Streptomyces sp. NBC_01497 genomic DNA contains:
- a CDS encoding peroxiredoxin: MAVMVGATAPDLTLQDQNGRTVRLSDFRGPDGRNVVLVFYPHAFSGTCTGELQELRDRADAFAERGAQLLGCSVDSVYSQRAFADSEGIGFPLLADFWPHGEVARAYGVLDEQRGRPVRGTFVIDTAGVVRWSVVNPVHEARDSGAYLKALDEL, encoded by the coding sequence ATGGCCGTCATGGTCGGCGCCACGGCGCCTGATCTCACCCTCCAGGACCAGAACGGCAGGACCGTTCGGCTCTCGGACTTCCGGGGACCCGACGGGCGCAACGTGGTCCTGGTCTTCTATCCGCATGCCTTCAGCGGTACCTGCACGGGCGAACTCCAGGAGCTCCGCGACCGTGCGGACGCCTTCGCCGAGCGGGGCGCCCAGCTACTCGGCTGCTCCGTCGACTCGGTCTACTCCCAGCGTGCCTTCGCCGACAGCGAGGGCATCGGCTTCCCGCTGCTGGCCGATTTCTGGCCGCACGGCGAGGTGGCCCGCGCGTACGGAGTGCTCGACGAGCAGCGGGGCCGGCCGGTGCGCGGCACGTTCGTGATCGACACGGCGGGCGTCGTGCGCTGGAGCGTCGTCAACCCGGTCCACGAGGCCCGGGACAGCGGTGCGTATCTGAAGGCCCTCGACGAGCTCTGA
- a CDS encoding TerD family protein: MGVSLSKGGNVSLTKAAPNLTAVTVGLGWDIRTTTGQDFDLDASALLTNAEGKVTQDANFVFFNNLKSPDGSVEHTGDNLTGEGEGDDEQIKVSLTAVPADIEKIVFPVSIYDAETRQQSFGQVRNAFIRVVNQADNNELARYDLTEDASTETAMVFGELYRSGAEWKFRAIGQGYASGLRGIAQDFGVNV; encoded by the coding sequence GTGGGAGTCAGCCTCAGCAAGGGCGGAAACGTCTCGCTGACCAAGGCCGCGCCCAACCTGACCGCGGTGACCGTGGGTCTGGGCTGGGACATCCGTACGACGACAGGGCAGGACTTCGACCTCGACGCCAGCGCGCTGCTGACGAACGCCGAGGGCAAGGTCACCCAGGACGCGAACTTCGTCTTCTTCAACAACCTCAAGAGCCCCGACGGCTCCGTCGAGCACACCGGTGACAACCTCACCGGTGAGGGCGAGGGCGACGACGAGCAGATCAAGGTCAGCCTGACCGCGGTCCCCGCCGACATCGAGAAGATCGTCTTCCCGGTCTCCATCTACGACGCGGAGACCCGCCAGCAGTCGTTCGGCCAGGTGCGCAACGCGTTCATCCGCGTGGTCAACCAGGCGGACAACAACGAACTGGCGCGGTACGACCTGACCGAGGACGCCTCGACGGAGACCGCGATGGTCTTCGGCGAGCTCTACCGCAGCGGCGCGGAGTGGAAGTTCCGCGCCATCGGCCAGGGGTACGCGTCGGGCCTGCGCGGCATCGCGCAGGACTTCGGCGTCAACGTCTGA
- a CDS encoding TerD family protein, which translates to MGVTLAKGGNVSLSKAAPNLTQVLVGLGWDARSTTGADFDLDASALMCREGRVMGDEFFIFYNNLTSPEGSVEHTGDNLTGEGEGDDETLLVDLSKVPESCDKIVFPVSIHDADNRRQTFGQVSNAYIRVANQADGQELARYDLSEDASTETAMLFGELYRHGGEWKFRAVGQGYASGLRGIALDFGVNVA; encoded by the coding sequence ATGGGCGTCACACTCGCCAAGGGAGGCAATGTCTCCCTCTCCAAAGCCGCACCGAACCTCACGCAGGTGCTCGTCGGGCTCGGCTGGGATGCCCGCTCCACCACCGGAGCGGACTTCGACCTCGACGCCAGCGCGCTGATGTGCCGCGAGGGCCGGGTCATGGGGGACGAGTTCTTCATCTTCTACAACAACCTCACAAGCCCCGAAGGTTCGGTCGAGCACACCGGTGACAACCTCACCGGTGAGGGCGAGGGCGACGACGAGACGCTGCTCGTGGACCTGTCCAAGGTGCCCGAGTCCTGCGACAAGATCGTCTTCCCGGTGTCGATCCACGACGCCGATAATCGCCGCCAGACCTTCGGCCAGGTCAGCAACGCGTACATCCGCGTCGCCAATCAGGCGGACGGCCAGGAACTGGCCCGCTACGACCTGAGCGAGGACGCCTCCACGGAGACGGCGATGCTCTTCGGCGAGCTGTACCGGCACGGTGGCGAATGGAAGTTCCGCGCGGTCGGCCAGGGGTACGCGTCGGGCCTTCGGGGCATCGCCCTAGACTTCGGGGTCAACGTTGCGTAA
- a CDS encoding DUF475 domain-containing protein produces MILKTFRWPMVITVLALAATAVFWGWEAFGVVLILSVLEISLSFDNAVVNAGVLKKLNAFWQKIFLTIGVLIAVFGMRLVFPVLIVAITAKVNPVEAVRLAVNDPSRYESLVTDAHPAIAAFGGIFLLMIFLDFILEDRDIKWLAWIERPLAKLGKVDMLSVCVALIVLLVTSLTFAVHAHTSAGHGVDKSSTVLLAGVAGLITYLVVGGLSGHFENNLEEQEEREEEEQEKARAEGRAISAVGMAGKAAFFMFLYLEVLDASFSFDGVIGAFAITNHIFWMAVGLGIGALYIRSLTVYLVRQGTLDDYVYLEHGAHYAIGALAVILFVTIQHEINEVVTGLVGVVLIGASFWSSIRRNKAIEARGDGGDGGPQGGSQERAGAQV; encoded by the coding sequence GTGATCCTGAAAACCTTTCGCTGGCCGATGGTCATCACGGTCCTGGCGCTGGCCGCCACGGCCGTGTTCTGGGGGTGGGAGGCTTTCGGCGTCGTCCTGATCCTGTCGGTCCTGGAGATCTCGCTTTCCTTCGACAACGCGGTCGTCAACGCCGGTGTGCTGAAGAAGCTCAATGCCTTCTGGCAGAAGATCTTCCTCACCATCGGCGTGCTGATCGCCGTGTTCGGTATGCGCCTGGTCTTCCCCGTGCTGATCGTCGCCATCACGGCCAAGGTGAACCCCGTCGAGGCGGTGCGGCTGGCGGTCAACGACCCCAGCCGGTATGAGTCGCTGGTCACGGACGCGCACCCCGCCATCGCCGCGTTCGGCGGCATCTTCCTGCTGATGATCTTCCTGGACTTCATCCTGGAGGACCGCGACATCAAGTGGCTGGCCTGGATCGAGCGGCCTCTCGCCAAGCTCGGCAAGGTCGACATGCTGTCGGTCTGCGTCGCGCTGATCGTCCTTCTCGTCACGTCGCTCACGTTCGCCGTCCACGCGCACACCAGCGCGGGTCATGGCGTGGACAAGTCCTCGACGGTCCTGCTCGCGGGTGTCGCCGGCCTCATCACGTACCTGGTCGTCGGCGGTCTCTCCGGGCACTTCGAGAACAACCTGGAGGAGCAGGAGGAACGCGAGGAGGAGGAGCAGGAGAAGGCGCGCGCGGAGGGCCGCGCGATCTCGGCGGTCGGTATGGCCGGCAAGGCCGCGTTCTTCATGTTCCTCTACCTGGAAGTGCTCGACGCGTCGTTCTCGTTCGACGGCGTCATCGGCGCCTTCGCGATCACCAACCACATCTTCTGGATGGCGGTCGGCCTCGGCATCGGCGCCCTGTACATCCGGTCGCTGACGGTCTACCTCGTACGGCAGGGCACCCTGGACGACTACGTCTACCTGGAGCACGGGGCGCACTACGCGATCGGCGCGCTGGCCGTGATCCTCTTCGTCACCATCCAGCACGAGATCAACGAGGTGGTCACGGGCCTCGTCGGCGTCGTCCTCATCGGGGCCTCGTTCTGGTCGTCCATCCGCAGGAACAAGGCCATCGAGGCCCGCGGCGACGGCGGTGACGGCGGCCCCCAGGGCGGCTCCCAGGAGCGGGCGGGCGCGCAGGTCTGA
- a CDS encoding TerD family protein has protein sequence MSFWDGLRPGGGAAQFDSGSAASNSIELTKRHPTVSLSKQDAATGNLRVNLSWRMRTSDIEGRSKQSGLLRHPFKLFQPEVVQAHTQGMVNVDLDLGCLYELSDGSKGVVQPLGGFFGDLNIAPYIKLSGDDRFGAPSGETIFVNLDHRDEIKRLLFFAYIYDQTPAFDRTHATVTLYPSNGPRVEIELDERAPEARSCAVFSMENVKGDLLVRREVKFVYGFQAELDRLYGWGLQWGRGYKTKA, from the coding sequence ATGTCTTTCTGGGACGGTCTGCGGCCAGGGGGAGGGGCGGCGCAGTTCGATTCGGGCAGCGCCGCGAGCAACTCCATCGAACTGACCAAGCGGCATCCGACGGTGTCGCTGTCCAAACAGGACGCGGCGACGGGCAACCTCCGGGTCAACCTGTCCTGGCGGATGCGCACTTCGGACATCGAGGGCCGGTCGAAGCAGAGCGGGCTGCTGCGCCACCCGTTCAAGCTGTTCCAGCCCGAGGTGGTGCAGGCGCACACACAGGGCATGGTCAACGTCGACCTGGACCTCGGCTGCCTCTACGAACTGTCGGACGGCAGCAAGGGGGTCGTCCAGCCGCTGGGCGGCTTCTTCGGGGATCTCAACATCGCCCCGTACATCAAGCTGAGTGGTGACGACAGGTTCGGCGCACCGTCCGGCGAGACGATCTTCGTCAATCTCGACCACCGGGACGAGATCAAGCGCCTGCTGTTCTTCGCCTACATCTACGACCAGACGCCGGCGTTCGACCGTACGCACGCGACGGTGACCCTCTACCCGAGCAACGGCCCGCGCGTCGAGATCGAACTGGACGAGCGCGCGCCGGAAGCCAGGTCCTGCGCGGTGTTCTCGATGGAGAACGTGAAGGGCGACCTGCTCGTACGCCGCGAGGTCAAGTTCGTCTACGGCTTCCAGGCCGAGCTGGACCGGCTGTACGGCTGGGGCCTGCAGTGGGGCCGGGGGTACAAGACGAAGGCCTGA
- a CDS encoding DUF6480 family protein, whose protein sequence is MRTANPDPDPLTTTGLEPGGGVPPGETPPAEGSTSEAGPRQETSRGWAGVPLTLILVLAGVVAAFFLAYAVVV, encoded by the coding sequence ATGAGAACCGCCAATCCGGATCCCGATCCGCTCACCACCACCGGGCTCGAACCCGGGGGCGGGGTGCCGCCCGGTGAGACACCTCCCGCGGAGGGCAGCACCTCCGAGGCCGGACCCCGGCAGGAGACGTCCCGGGGGTGGGCCGGGGTGCCCCTGACCCTGATCCTGGTGCTCGCCGGGGTGGTCGCGGCCTTCTTCCTGGCCTACGCCGTGGTCGTGTGA
- a CDS encoding TerD family protein, translating into MARMTHAMLKGSNVPLDVSAVRAVLRWTPGPGVPDVDASALLLGHDGRVRSDEDFVFYNQPRHPSGVVRRLPKKQRSDGWTDAVEADLAALDPSVDQVVLAASSDGEPFGHVGDLRILLYDTADPEGDPVALFDVHPETGEETAIICGELYRRGDGWKFRAVGQGYPTGLVGLATAFGISVDETDTGGAVDEDATHAAAARPAGADLGGSGASGDGSPAGPASPFAPPAPAYGYPHAAPPVPAGDPAYGYPQPASPPPYGYGYPQPAAAAAPAPDPAFRLPPMGPQFLRDA; encoded by the coding sequence ATGGCCCGCATGACGCACGCGATGCTGAAGGGTTCCAACGTCCCGCTCGACGTGAGCGCCGTACGGGCCGTGCTGCGCTGGACCCCGGGCCCCGGGGTCCCCGACGTGGACGCGTCGGCGCTGCTGCTGGGACATGACGGACGCGTGCGGTCCGACGAGGACTTCGTCTTCTACAACCAGCCGCGCCATCCCTCGGGCGTCGTGCGGCGGCTGCCGAAGAAGCAGCGGTCCGACGGCTGGACCGACGCGGTGGAGGCCGACCTCGCCGCACTGGACCCGTCGGTCGACCAGGTCGTACTCGCCGCATCGTCGGACGGCGAACCGTTCGGCCACGTAGGGGATCTGCGGATCCTGCTGTACGACACGGCGGACCCCGAGGGCGATCCCGTCGCGCTCTTCGACGTACACCCGGAGACCGGCGAGGAGACCGCCATCATCTGCGGCGAGCTCTACCGGCGGGGCGACGGCTGGAAGTTCCGCGCCGTGGGCCAGGGGTACCCGACCGGCCTGGTCGGGCTCGCCACGGCGTTCGGCATCTCCGTGGACGAGACGGACACCGGAGGCGCCGTCGACGAGGACGCGACGCACGCTGCCGCGGCCCGTCCGGCCGGAGCCGACCTCGGCGGCTCCGGCGCGTCGGGCGACGGGTCGCCGGCCGGCCCGGCGAGTCCCTTCGCGCCGCCCGCACCGGCCTACGGATACCCGCACGCGGCGCCGCCCGTGCCCGCGGGGGACCCCGCCTACGGTTATCCCCAGCCCGCCTCGCCCCCGCCCTACGGCTACGGCTACCCCCAGCCCGCCGCTGCGGCGGCCCCCGCACCGGACCCGGCCTTCCGGCTCCCGCCGATGGGCCCGCAGTTCCTGCGCGACGCCTAG
- a CDS encoding HpcH/HpaI aldolase/citrate lyase family protein yields the protein MRHFGHIPPEDRQRLFHRQPVEFTGDAPARLLSAALGATLYSPATRPRLADDIVKQTGLGVRSMVLCLEDSIGDGEVAVGEANLVTQLGELDTRDVETPLLFIRVREAAQITDLVRRLGPAVRLLSGFVLPKFTYERGEPFLEALVAAESASGRRLFAMPVLESPELLHLETRAGTLADIAAVVDKYRSRVLALRLGVTDFCSAYGLRRAADTTAYDVQVIAHVIADVVNVLGRADRSGFTITGPVWEYFRLQERMFKPQLRSSPFLEGRAESLRTTLIEHDLDGLLREIELDRANGLLGKTCIHPSHVIPVHALSVVSHEEYMDARDILRPERGDGGVLRSAYTNKMNEVKPHRAWAERTLLRAEAFGVAREDIGFVELLAAGLGR from the coding sequence ATGCGGCATTTCGGGCATATTCCGCCGGAGGACCGGCAGCGGCTGTTCCACCGGCAGCCCGTGGAGTTCACCGGCGACGCGCCCGCCCGGCTGCTCTCGGCGGCCCTGGGCGCCACGCTCTACAGCCCCGCGACCAGGCCGCGCCTCGCGGACGACATCGTCAAGCAGACCGGCCTCGGGGTCCGCTCGATGGTGCTGTGCCTGGAGGACTCGATCGGCGACGGCGAGGTGGCCGTCGGCGAGGCCAACCTCGTGACGCAGCTCGGCGAGCTGGACACGCGGGACGTCGAGACCCCGCTGCTGTTCATCCGCGTCCGGGAGGCCGCGCAGATCACGGATCTCGTGCGCCGGCTCGGTCCCGCCGTGCGGCTGCTGTCCGGGTTCGTGCTGCCGAAGTTCACCTACGAGCGGGGCGAACCGTTCCTGGAGGCGCTGGTCGCCGCCGAGAGCGCGTCCGGACGGCGCCTCTTCGCGATGCCCGTCCTGGAGTCGCCCGAACTGCTGCACCTGGAGACGAGGGCCGGCACGCTCGCCGACATCGCGGCCGTCGTCGACAAGTACCGCTCCCGCGTGCTGGCGCTGCGACTGGGCGTGACGGACTTCTGCTCGGCGTACGGGCTGCGGCGCGCCGCCGACACGACGGCGTACGACGTGCAGGTCATCGCCCATGTCATCGCCGACGTCGTGAACGTGCTGGGCCGGGCGGACCGCAGCGGCTTCACCATCACCGGGCCGGTCTGGGAGTACTTCCGGCTGCAGGAGCGCATGTTCAAGCCACAGCTGCGCAGCAGCCCCTTCCTGGAGGGGCGCGCGGAGTCGCTTCGTACGACACTGATCGAGCACGACCTCGACGGGCTGCTGCGGGAGATCGAACTGGACCGGGCCAACGGGCTGCTCGGCAAGACGTGTATCCATCCGTCGCACGTGATCCCGGTGCACGCGCTGTCGGTGGTCAGTCACGAGGAGTACATGGACGCGCGGGACATCCTGCGGCCGGAGCGCGGTGACGGCGGAGTGCTGCGTTCCGCCTACACGAACAAGATGAACGAGGTGAAGCCGCACCGGGCGTGGGCCGAGCGGACGCTGCTGCGGGCCGAGGCCTTCGGCGTGGCCCGCGAGGACATCGGTTTCGTCGAACTGCTCGCGGCGGGGCTCGGCCGGTGA
- a CDS encoding phosphoribosyltransferase: protein MGRGDDRPATTGPWSGTWVSDRLGVALDGGPDLPGLLGLALRDNPKRAHLLVSNVLGKHVPQSPAVVHGTGVRLGERVRELLGDAATRRAVILGYAETATGLGHSVADGVRDAPYLHSTRRPVAGVARAGGFEESHSHATSHLLLPEDPALLAGDGPLVLVDDEFSTGNTVLNTIRALHVRYPRPWYVIVALVDMRSPEDRGRLTAFAEEIGARVDLVTLASGTVRLPDGVLRRGRELVAAHEGAQTPPYAALASAPAPRAAVLTRVSLHWPDGLPDGGRHGFVPAHRRVLDAALPGMAARVARALPEGARRVLVLGFEELMYAPLRIAEHLETALGAPGAGGQARAAAPGARPRTVTVPGVEVRYSTTTRSPVLAVDDPGYAIRSRLAFPAHDTPAFPAGSADATGRRYAYNVAGGGFDAAVLVVDSAGDTPALSAPGGLLAQLAAHVDRVVVAVIPTYVPERAAQSGSPAPSEEPERPERQDTTMLPEPLRGPAFSSYAPHEVGWLLQDLSDVELEAPTEEREEAIQSGGAHYAESLPVEYQPSAAYQELFRSALDTSAARIARAVGAVTETVLAERSPRPVLVSLARAGTPVGVLMRRWAAYRHGVDLPHYAVSIVRGRGIDTAAMRWLAAHHDPADVVFVDGWTGKGAITRELAAATAEFDGFNPEMAVLADPGGCVRTYGTREDFLIPSACLNSTVSGLISRTVLRADLVGPDDFHGAKFYRSLAEADVSALFLDSVSAHFGAVAETVDADVKGLLAADRSPTWAGWAAVERISEEYGIHDVNLVKPGVGETTRVLLRRVPWKILAKRGAGADLDHVRLLARQRGVPVEEVDELPYTCVGLIHPQFTRGATGADGRAVSGQ, encoded by the coding sequence ATGGGGCGCGGCGACGACCGCCCGGCGACGACCGGCCCCTGGTCGGGGACCTGGGTGTCCGACCGGCTCGGCGTGGCGCTCGACGGCGGCCCGGATCTGCCGGGCCTGCTCGGGCTGGCGCTGCGCGACAACCCCAAGCGCGCCCACCTGCTGGTCTCGAACGTACTCGGCAAGCACGTGCCGCAGAGCCCCGCCGTCGTGCACGGCACCGGTGTACGGCTCGGCGAGCGGGTGCGGGAACTGCTGGGCGACGCCGCGACCCGGCGGGCGGTGATCCTCGGGTACGCGGAGACGGCGACCGGTCTCGGCCACAGCGTCGCCGACGGCGTACGCGACGCCCCCTACCTGCACTCGACGCGACGGCCCGTGGCGGGCGTGGCACGAGCGGGCGGCTTCGAGGAGTCCCACTCGCACGCCACCTCCCACCTGCTGCTGCCGGAGGACCCCGCGCTGCTCGCGGGCGACGGGCCACTGGTACTGGTCGACGACGAGTTCTCCACCGGCAACACCGTGCTGAACACCATCCGCGCGCTCCACGTCCGCTATCCGCGCCCCTGGTACGTGATCGTGGCGCTGGTCGACATGCGCTCACCCGAGGACCGGGGCCGGCTCACCGCCTTCGCGGAGGAGATCGGGGCACGGGTCGACCTCGTGACCCTGGCGTCGGGCACGGTACGGCTCCCCGACGGCGTGCTCCGGCGGGGCCGGGAGCTGGTGGCGGCGCACGAGGGCGCGCAGACGCCGCCCTACGCGGCGCTCGCCTCGGCGCCCGCGCCCCGGGCCGCCGTACTCACCCGCGTGAGCCTTCACTGGCCGGACGGGCTGCCGGACGGTGGACGGCACGGTTTCGTCCCCGCCCACCGCCGGGTGCTGGACGCGGCGCTGCCCGGCATGGCGGCGAGGGTCGCGAGGGCCCTGCCGGAGGGGGCCCGGCGCGTGCTGGTGCTCGGTTTCGAGGAGCTGATGTACGCGCCGCTGCGGATCGCGGAACACCTGGAGACGGCGCTCGGCGCACCCGGCGCGGGCGGCCAGGCACGTGCCGCGGCCCCGGGGGCGCGGCCGCGTACAGTCACCGTGCCGGGCGTCGAGGTGCGGTACTCGACGACGACTCGCTCACCGGTGCTCGCGGTCGACGACCCCGGTTACGCGATACGCAGCAGGCTCGCGTTCCCCGCCCACGACACGCCGGCCTTCCCGGCCGGGTCGGCGGACGCGACGGGCCGCCGGTACGCCTACAACGTGGCCGGTGGCGGATTCGACGCCGCCGTCCTGGTGGTGGACTCGGCGGGCGACACGCCCGCACTGAGCGCGCCGGGCGGGCTGCTGGCGCAACTCGCGGCCCACGTGGACCGGGTGGTGGTGGCCGTGATCCCCACCTACGTACCGGAGCGAGCCGCGCAGTCGGGCTCACCGGCACCATCCGAAGAACCAGAGCGACCAGAGCGTCAGGACACGACCATGCTGCCCGAGCCACTGCGTGGCCCCGCCTTCTCCTCCTACGCGCCCCACGAGGTGGGCTGGCTCCTCCAGGACCTGTCGGACGTGGAGCTGGAGGCCCCCACGGAGGAGCGCGAGGAGGCCATCCAGAGCGGCGGCGCGCACTACGCCGAGTCGCTGCCGGTCGAGTACCAGCCGAGCGCCGCGTACCAGGAGCTGTTCCGGTCGGCGCTCGACACGTCCGCGGCGCGCATCGCGCGGGCCGTCGGCGCCGTCACCGAGACCGTCCTCGCCGAACGCTCGCCCCGCCCGGTGCTGGTCTCACTGGCGCGGGCCGGCACACCGGTGGGGGTGCTCATGCGCCGCTGGGCCGCGTACCGGCACGGTGTGGACCTGCCGCACTACGCGGTGTCGATCGTGCGGGGCCGCGGCATCGACACCGCGGCCATGCGGTGGCTCGCCGCGCACCACGACCCGGCGGACGTGGTGTTCGTGGACGGCTGGACGGGCAAGGGCGCCATCACTCGCGAACTGGCCGCCGCGACAGCGGAGTTCGACGGATTCAACCCGGAGATGGCGGTGCTCGCCGACCCGGGTGGCTGCGTGCGGACCTACGGCACGCGTGAGGACTTCCTGATCCCGTCCGCCTGCCTCAACTCGACGGTGTCCGGGCTTATCTCACGGACCGTTCTGCGGGCCGACCTGGTGGGGCCGGACGATTTCCACGGCGCGAAGTTCTACCGTTCCCTCGCGGAGGCGGACGTGTCCGCACTGTTCCTGGACTCCGTGTCCGCGCACTTCGGCGCGGTCGCCGAAACCGTCGACGCGGACGTCAAGGGGCTGCTGGCGGCGGACCGTTCACCGACCTGGGCGGGCTGGGCCGCCGTCGAGCGGATCAGCGAGGAGTACGGCATCCACGACGTGAACCTCGTCAAGCCCGGCGTCGGCGAGACGACACGTGTCCTGCTGCGGCGCGTCCCCTGGAAGATCCTCGCCAAGCGCGGCGCGGGCGCCGACCTCGACCATGTCCGGCTGCTCGCGCGCCAGCGCGGTGTGCCGGTCGAGGAGGTCGACGAACTCCCCTACACCTGCGTGGGATTGATTCACCCCCAGTTCACCCGTGGGGCGACGGGCGCGGACGGCAGGGCGGTGTCGGGGCAGTGA
- a CDS encoding HAD family hydrolase, giving the protein MTGRRVLVASDLDRTLVYSAAALDLSMPDAAAPRLLCVEVYGGKPLSYLTETAAALLDAVARATVFVPTTTRTREQYARIHLPCPPPEFAICANGGHILVNGVSDPAWQARVTARLAEETAPLAEVSERLVASADPAWLLKGRVAEDLFAYAVVNRTLLPGGWLEELTEWADGRGWTVSLQGRKVYVVPRPLTKSAALAEVARRAGADLTLAAGDSLLDADLLTAADRSWRPGHGELADAGWTAPGVTALGTAGVLAGEEILRAFLAETALLAEAAS; this is encoded by the coding sequence GTGACCGGCCGACGTGTGCTGGTCGCCAGCGACCTGGATCGCACTCTTGTCTATTCCGCCGCCGCACTGGACCTGAGCATGCCGGACGCGGCGGCGCCCCGGCTGTTGTGCGTGGAGGTCTACGGGGGCAAGCCGCTCTCGTACCTCACCGAGACGGCGGCCGCGCTGCTGGACGCCGTCGCCCGCGCCACGGTCTTCGTGCCGACGACCACCCGCACACGCGAACAGTACGCGCGGATCCATCTGCCGTGCCCGCCGCCGGAGTTCGCGATCTGCGCCAACGGCGGCCACATCCTGGTGAACGGTGTGTCCGACCCTGCCTGGCAGGCCCGGGTCACGGCGCGGCTCGCCGAGGAGACCGCACCGCTGGCCGAGGTGAGTGAGCGGCTGGTGGCATCGGCGGACCCCGCGTGGCTGCTCAAGGGGCGTGTGGCGGAGGACCTGTTCGCGTACGCGGTGGTCAACAGAACGCTGCTACCCGGAGGTTGGCTGGAGGAGCTGACCGAGTGGGCCGACGGGCGCGGCTGGACGGTCTCCCTCCAGGGCCGCAAGGTGTACGTGGTGCCCCGGCCCCTGACCAAGAGCGCGGCGCTGGCGGAGGTGGCACGGCGCGCGGGAGCGGACCTCACTCTGGCGGCCGGCGACTCCCTCCTGGACGCCGACCTGCTGACGGCGGCGGACCGTTCCTGGCGGCCCGGCCACGGGGAACTGGCCGACGCGGGCTGGACGGCGCCCGGTGTCACGGCGCTCGGGACGGCCGGGGTGCTCGCGGGGGAGGAGATCCTGCGGGCGTTCCTGGCCGAGACCGCGCTCCTCGCGGAGGCCGCGTCCTGA
- a CDS encoding MalY/PatB family protein, with the protein MTVPHASALFDAVDPAVLRRRHNTKWFGAPEDVLALSVAETDFAPAPPVMEALERALADGDLGYAPPDAIGLPAAFAAFAGRQWGWHPDPAAFVPVSEVMVGVVEALRVLTAPGDRVVVETPAYGPYFRVMRETGRTLVPVPLLHTADGRRRDIEGLRRAFEQGATAMLLCHPHNPTGHLADRAELAAVAEAAAEYGVAVIADEIWAPLVLDDAPAAGDGTDNGGRDSGGDGGGSAFVPYATVPQGPGARTVVLTSASKAYNIPGLKCALMLPVTDGAAAALGGLPELLPYRISLLGVLAAQAAFAQGDAWLAGLRGYLRSNRDLLTRLLAEHVPDAGARPGYVPPAATYLSWIDLRSVVPDGVPVAAYVEERSRVRLSDGEEYGAPGWARLNFGTSAALLEESVRRMGTLRDGL; encoded by the coding sequence ATGACCGTGCCGCACGCCTCCGCCCTCTTCGACGCCGTCGACCCCGCCGTGCTCCGGCGCCGCCACAACACCAAGTGGTTCGGCGCGCCCGAGGACGTCCTCGCGCTGTCCGTCGCCGAGACCGACTTCGCCCCGGCCCCGCCCGTCATGGAGGCGCTGGAAAGAGCGCTCGCCGACGGTGACCTCGGCTACGCCCCGCCCGACGCGATCGGCCTGCCCGCGGCTTTCGCCGCGTTCGCGGGCCGGCAGTGGGGCTGGCACCCGGACCCGGCCGCGTTCGTGCCGGTGTCCGAGGTGATGGTCGGGGTGGTGGAGGCCCTGCGTGTCCTGACCGCGCCCGGTGACCGGGTGGTCGTGGAGACGCCCGCGTACGGCCCGTACTTCCGGGTCATGCGCGAGACGGGCCGCACGCTCGTCCCCGTACCCCTGCTGCACACCGCCGACGGCCGGCGCCGGGACATCGAAGGACTGCGCCGGGCGTTCGAGCAGGGCGCCACGGCGATGCTGCTGTGCCACCCGCACAACCCGACCGGGCACCTCGCCGACCGGGCGGAACTGGCGGCGGTCGCCGAGGCCGCGGCCGAGTACGGAGTCGCCGTCATAGCGGACGAGATCTGGGCGCCGCTGGTGCTGGACGACGCCCCCGCGGCAGGAGACGGCACCGATAACGGCGGGAGGGACAGCGGTGGCGACGGCGGCGGCTCGGCCTTCGTGCCGTACGCGACCGTGCCCCAGGGCCCCGGGGCCCGCACGGTCGTCCTGACCTCGGCGTCCAAGGCGTACAACATCCCCGGCCTCAAATGCGCCCTGATGCTCCCCGTCACGGACGGGGCCGCCGCCGCGCTCGGCGGGCTGCCGGAACTGCTGCCCTACCGGATATCGCTGCTCGGGGTGCTCGCCGCGCAGGCGGCGTTCGCACAGGGCGACGCGTGGCTCGCCGGCCTGCGCGGATATCTGCGCTCCAACCGCGACCTGCTGACCCGGCTGCTCGCGGAGCACGTGCCGGACGCGGGGGCGCGCCCCGGCTACGTACCGCCGGCCGCGACGTACCTCTCCTGGATCGATCTGCGGTCCGTGGTGCCGGACGGTGTTCCGGTCGCCGCGTACGTGGAGGAACGCTCCCGGGTACGGCTCTCGGACGGCGAGGAGTACGGCGCGCCGGGCTGGGCGCGGCTCAACTTCGGCACGAGCGCCGCGCTGCTTGAGGAATCGGTGCGCCGGATGGGCACGCTCCGAGACGGGCTCTGA
- a CDS encoding FmdB family zinc ribbon protein has protein sequence MPRYEYRCRTCGATFELRRPMAQSAAPAPCPAGHGDTVKLLSTVSVGGAAQGGGAPAAGGGGGCCGGACGCG, from the coding sequence ATGCCTCGTTACGAGTACCGCTGCCGCACCTGCGGCGCCACGTTCGAACTCCGGCGGCCGATGGCCCAGTCCGCTGCCCCCGCGCCCTGCCCCGCCGGGCACGGCGACACCGTCAAGCTGCTCTCGACCGTCTCCGTGGGCGGTGCGGCCCAGGGTGGCGGCGCGCCCGCCGCGGGCGGCGGGGGCGGCTGTTGCGGTGGTGCCTGCGGCTGCGGCTGA